The DNA region GAAGATAGAGAAGTTTGCTCGTCGTACGGATTTTGCAAACTATGAAGGAGTCAATCGGCTTCGTGACATTATGAGCAAGATGGGTATTACCCATGAATTGAGACGTGCTGGTGCTGAGGGAAGCAGTACGATTCGTATTGGTAGGTATGAGTTTACGCTTGTTGAGACAGACTAATACACATAATATGTGTTGATTTATTAATTCCGGCGATATAGTATAGTTTCTGGACTATTACTACGGACGAGGAGGCGACATGAATTCGCTGATCGACTACATCGTGGAATGTGCGCAGGCGACCGAACGGACGCCATGGGAGGTAGAGCCGAAGGTTCAAAGGGGACTGGTACAGAATACGGGGTATTTTTTGCCTCGTAAGGTGTTGGCGCAGGTCTTCGAGTTTCCGGACATGTTTGGGCACAACGCAATCCTCTCGTATAAAGGGGGTGAATTCCCGGCGAGCATGTTAACCAGCGAGACCGCACTTCGTAGCTTTATGGACGAAAACGGTGCTTCGCTAGTAATTCCCGGATTGCAAAAGCTGAGCGAGCCGCTCCGAATGGTGTGCGAACGTGCATGCAACCAGACAGGCCTGGAAATGTTCGCAACAGGATTCGGTACGCCTGCCGGAAAAGAAGGGCTCGAGGTACACTGGGACATGGGCACGGTAGTCGTAGCCCAACTCGATGGTGTGAAGCATTGGCGGCTATGGCCGCCGGTTGTAAGAACACTCGAGGAGCTTCGTCAGCCGCGGCATATCACGCCGGAAGAAAAAACCGCCCAGCCCTTTCTCGAACTACAGCTTCAGCCGGGGGACGTACTGTTCCTCCCCCGAGGCTGGCTCCATACCGCCGCGTGTCGGGAAGTTTCGTCTTTTCATGTAAGTATTGGTGTTGTCCATGGAGACATGCGACGCCTAAAACTGCGCAGCATGTCGTAAGAGTCTGTGATTTCGGGGGTAAGTAAAAATGCCCCCGAAATCACTCAAAACTATTGACTTATTTTTATTAAAGTTATATAATTGAAGTATATTCAGTGAAACAAGTATTTCATCTGAGTTTTTAACAAGTTGAATATATGCAACGTGTGAGTGTAGATTTTTGGAATACAATATATATGCCAAAAACCTGCACTCACCGCAAAGGGCCCTTGCGGTCGGGAAGTGCAGCAACAAGCAGACGATTCTAAAGGATTGGATGGTTGCATGCGCGACCCGCCGTAGCGACTTTTGTTTTTGTCCGTGCGGTAACTCATGGCGCACTACCCCCCCTCGACAAAGCCGGCCTGTGATGGGCCAAAAGGGAGATCTAATGGAGATGCACCTGTGGCCTTAGGGTGTCTTTGGCTTTAGGTGTCCGGACACCTTTGGCTGAAGAGACCCGCCCCAACCCCAAAGCGATTGGCTGGCGGAAAACCAGCTAGTCACCGGCATAAGGCTTGCCGAGCTCGGATGTGATTTGACCAGACCTGTCCATGCGGTCGGCAAAGAGCAAGCTAGTACTGGGAGATCGGTAGAGCGCTTGTGACCCTTGTGGCTCTAAGTCGGGGAGAGGCGGCGACATATAATGCCGCTGCCTCTCCCCGCGCCTCGCATATATTCAACTTGCGCTTCCTTGCTCTGTGATGCTCGCCCTGGCGAGTTCTTTTTGTCCCAAAACAGATTTGCCTGTATGATAAAGAAATGGCACAGAGTTTTTTCTTTTATGACCTTGAAACAAGCGGACTCGATCCTCGCTCATCTCGAATTATGCAATTCGCTGGTCAGCGGACCGATATGAATTTGGAGCCGATCGGATACCCATATAATGTTTTGGTAAAGCTAAATGACGATACCTTGCCAAGCCCTGAAGCATTGATGGTAACTGGTATAACTCCGCAGGCGACTCAAGCTGATGGCTACACGGAAGCCGAATTTACGAAGATGTTGATGGGTGAAGTGTGTCAGCCGGGCACTATAATGGTAGGTTTTAATAATATTCGATTTGATGACGAGTTCGTGAGGGCGCTTTTGTGGCGGAATTTTTACGATGCTTACGAATGGGCCTGGAAAGAGTCGCGCTCGCGCTGGGATTTACTTGATGTTGTTCGTATGACGAGAGCGCTGCGCCCCGAGGGAATTAATTGGCCGGTCGTAGACGGTAAAGCAACGAACAGGCTTGAGCTTATTACGAAAGAAAATGGCATTGATCACTTTAAAGCGCACGATGCATTGAGCGATGTCGAAGCGCTTATCGCTGTGACAAAACTTATCAAAGAGAAGCAGCCGCGCTTGTACGAATATCTTCTTTCTATGCGCGACAAAAACAAAATCAAGGAGCTCGTTAATCTCGATAATAAAGAACCGTTCGTTTATTCAAGCGGTCGTTATAGTAGCGATTTTCACAAAACCACGGTAGCATTTCCGCTAACGTCGGGCAAAAATGGAAACGTCGTTGTTTATGATCTGCGTCATGATCCGAACTTATTTGTTAATTTAAATCCCGAGGACCTACGAAAAAAGTTTTATGCAACCTGGGAAGAACGAAAGGCAGAAGACTTTTTGCCGCTGCCCGTAAAAGAACTCCAGTATAACCGGGCCCCTGCCGTGGCTCCGCTTGGCGTATTGCAGCAGAACGATGGCTGGGTCAAGTTGGGTCTGAGCCCTGAAATTATAGAAGCACACAAAATGGCGCTGCTTCACGCGCCCCATTTTGCTGAAAATATTCGTTCGTTATACGAAAATCGGCCAGAATACAAAAAAGCGACGGATCCAGAAGCGCAACTGTATGATGGTTTTTTGAACGATCGTGACAAGTTAAAAAGTGAGACGATACGTAATGCTTCGGAGCGTGAACTTGCCGATTATCATCCAGAGTTTACAGACGAGCGCCTAGCGCCCCTACTCTTACATTATAAGGCGCGTAATTTTCCAAAGAGTTTAAGTGAAGATGAAGCATATGCCTGGGAAGCATGGCGCTCCGCGCATATTACGGCTCAGCTTCCACAATTCATGAAATCGTTGCAACGTCTCAGCGCAACCGAGACGTCTGATGAAAAACAATTCATTCTCCAGGAACTTCAACTGTGGGCCGAGAGTGTCATGCCGGCGGATATTGAGCGAGTTCCCGAAGATTAAATTTGGCTATATCGTCGCTTGGGAAGTTTTTTGCGAGTTGTTTTAACTTTTGCCAAAGCTTTTTCATTGAGGTTAAAGAAAAATTCAAGGACCGCGGCGCCTACAAACCATACGATAATGAGTGAGATAATGCCGAGGATCGCAAGATACATGGCATGCGACGGAATGGAATAGTTTGTGCCTGGCACAGCACCGGCAAGAAGAAGCATCATGAAACCTTCAAAAAAGCCAAATTGACCTAAAATAATAATTGCTGAACCGACCAGACAGGCCGTTATGATGACTTTTTGCATGTCCCTACCTCTTTTTTGTACTAAACTTTCCTAAAATATAGCAGCCCTGTCAAGATCATGCAAAGATAAGCAGTATAGTTTGCCTAAAGTATGCCAGGTGAGCCTTGACATACAACTTTATGGGTATACTATAAAGTAGTCCTTTTAGATTCTCATCTTATGGAGACCTTGATGGAACGGGAATTAGCGTTTGCAACCCATTTCGCCACTGGTGCGGGAAGATACATGTTTGCCACTCGAGACAGGGCGCTTGAGTCGCGGAAGCTAGATCGAACGGTGGTAACAAACATCGATCGTGAGCTCAACCCAGCATTCATTCGTGAAGTTCGGGCGGCGTTTGGCCGACACACGGTCGTGGTTGGCGAGGAAGAGTCGGCTGGCCATTTTGACAGCGGAAAAGCGTGGGTAATCGATCCCATTGACGGGACGGGTGAGTACGTCAACAGGTCCATCGCCGATGAGGCTCGCACGACATGTGTGGGGATTGCGCTGCTGGATGCTGGCGTCGCTCAGCTTTCGGTGGTATACAACCCCTGGCGCCAAGAAATGTGGGTAGCGGACCGAGCGTCGGGTAAGGCTAGCTGAAATGGCTGGACACTCGACTTGCGGTCCAAGCAGCGTGACCAATTGTCACCGCTCATGACCTATGACTTTTGTCATTGGGACAATGTGGCACCCGACACTCGGCTGCTGGAGGGCTACATGCACAATCCGCCGCTGGGCTACTACTCGGCCATCAGCCAGGTGTGTGCAGTCGCGGCGGGGGAGTCTGACCTTGCGGTTTTTCCGGGCGACACGCTTCATGACATCGCTCCGGGCGCATTGCTTGTCGAACTGGCAGGTGGTGTCATCTGTGACATCGCAGGTCGGCCGCGTGTTGATTTCTACGATCTGAGCGGTGGAACCATCTACGCTACCAACCAGAATGTCTGTGAAGGCGTGGCGCGTATTTTCGCATGATCCGACGTTCTCTATAAAGGATTAAGTTGTGGAGGCTTCGTTCACTAAAGAGGCCTCCACAACTACGCTACATTGCCGACTGGAAATAATGAGGTAAAACGTGATATAATAAGGCGTTATGCCAGAGGTTATTCGTGTTACTGGTGCTCGTGAGCACAATCTAAAAGATGTGAGCGTAGAAATTCCGCGTGACAAACTCGTAGTGATTACGGGACTTTCAGGGTCGGGTAAGTCTTCTCTTGCTTTTGATACAATTTATGCAGAAGGACAGCGCCGATATGTAGAGAGTCTTTCAAGCTATGCCCGGCAATTTCTTGGAATTATGGATAAGCCGGATGTCGATTCGATTGATGGTTTAAGCCCTGCTATTTCGATCGACCAAAAGTCAACGAGTCGGAACCCTCGTTCAACTGTAGCAACGGTAACTGAGATTTATGATTATCTTCGTCTTCTCTATGCGCGTATAGGTGTGCCGCACTGTCCAGTTTGCGGAAAGCCTGTCTCCCGCCGAACGCCACAGGCGATCATTGATGAAATTATGAAAATTGAGGCCGGTACACGGCTGATGATTCTGGCGCCGATTATTAAAGAAAAGAAGGGCGAATTTGCCCATATTCCTGAACAATATTCACGTCTTGGGTTTGCCAGAGCACGCGTTGATGGCGTGGTGTACGCATTGGATGAATTTCCTGAACTTCAAAAAAGTTACAAACACACAATTGAAATCGTTGTTGATCGTATTGCGATGGCCCCAGAGGTTATTAGCCGTGTAACACAATCTGTCGAACAAGCGCTTGAGATCGCTGATGGTGTCGTTGAGCTTTTAAACGCAGATACGAATGAAGTCATGACATATAGCCAACGCTATGCTTGCGTCGATCACCCTAATGAAGAGATTCCCGAGCTCGAGCCCCGCCTTTTCAGCTTTAATGCGCCGCAAGGAGCCTGTCCTGTATGTACGGGTCTTGGAAGTCGCCTTGAAGTTGATCCTGAGCTTGTTTTCAATCCCAACCTCACTATCGCAGAAGGCGCTATTCGTCCGTACAATCGGGTAAACAGCGATGCGTGGTATATGAAGCGACTAGCTAAGGTGGCTCAAGCTCATGGGTTCGATTTGCATGTCCCCGTGCGCGATCTTCGGGCTGATGATCTTGAAAAGGTACTGTATGGAACAGGCAACCAAAAGTATACGGTAGATATTGGCAGTGGGCGTTCGTATGAGTCTACGTACGAAGGAGTGATTCCCAACCTTGAACGTCGTCATAAAGAGACCGATAGCGAATTTATGCGAAAAGATATCGAGCGATTCATGCGTGAACGTAAATGTCATACTTGTGGCGGTGCTCGACTTAAACCGGTTGTATTGGCAGTGACTGTGCATGGCCTGAGTATTATGGATATTTGTAGCCTGGATGTTGATTCGGCCCTTGATCTTTTCAAGAATAATCTAAAACTTGATGAGAACGAGCAGTTTATCGCTCGCCAGATTATGAAGGAGATCACGGAACGTCTTGGCTTTATGAGCAATGTCGGTCTTAATTATCTTGAACTTGCACGTGCGGCAAACACACTTTCTGGCGGCGAAGCGCAGCGTATTCGGCTTGCTACGCAAATTGGCTCTGGTCTTCAGGGGGTGCTCTATGTTCTTGACGAACCGTCTATTGGATTGCATCAACGCGACAACGATCGTTTGATCGCGACCTTGAAACGCCTTCGTGATCTTGGCAATACGGTACTCGTTGTGGAACACGATGAAGATACGATTCGTCAAGCAGACTATCTGCTTGATATTGGACCTGGTGCGGGTGTTAATGGTGGTGAAGTAATTGCTGCGGGTACGCCTGGCGAAGTGGCAGCAAATGAACACAGTGTGACGGGTCGGTATCTTTCAGGCAATGAGCAGATTGAACTTCCTAAGAAACGACGCAAACTGGAAAAAGATCGAAAACTCATCGTGAAAGGTGCGCGCGAGAATAATCTTAAAAACGTTGATGTTGAATTTCCATTAGGAGTTATGACAGTCGTGAGTGGGGTGAGCGGAAGTGGCAAATCGACGCTAGTCAACGACATCTTAGCCAAAGAACTCTCGGCACAATTGCATCGTGCACAGACTGTACCAGGTGCTCATGATAATATCGAAGGCATTAAGCAGCTCGACAAGGCCATTGTGATCGATCAGTCGGCAATCGGCCGGACGCCGCGCTCCAATCCGGCAACGTACACGGGTGTTTTTACACCGATTCGTGAACTTTTTGCCGGCACGCCGGAAGCGAACATTCGTGGCTATAAGGCCGGACGTTTTAGTTTCAACGTTAAAGGCGGACGCTGTGAAAACTGCCAGGGCGATGGTGTCATTAAGATTGAAATGCACTTCTTGCCCGATGTATATGTAACTTGTGATGTTTGTCATGGTAAGCGTTATAATCGTGAAGCTCTTGAAATTAAATACAAGGAAAAGACAATCAGCGATGTTTTGGAGATGACCGTTGAACAGGCGGCAACTTTCTTTGAAAATGTACCGTCAATCGGTCGTAAGCTCGAAACGTTGGTTGAGGTGGGGCTTGGCTATATTAGGCTCGGACAACCGGCCACAACGTTTAGTGGCGGTGAAGCGCAGCGCATAAAGCTGGCAACTGAACTTTCTCGTCGTAGTACGGGGCGAACAATGTATATTTTGGATGAGCCGACAACTGGACTCCATAGTGCTGACGTAAAGCGACTGCTCGGTATTCTCCATAAGCTCATTGAAGGCGGCAATACGATGATTATTATCGAGCACAACCTGGATGTTATCAAATCGGCCGACCACGTTATTGATATGGGTCCCGAAGGCGGTGTCGGTGGTGGCACCGTGGTTGCAACCGGTACGCCGGAAGAAATCGTAAAAGTCTCGGCCTCATTTACCGGTAAATATCTCGAAGATCTTCTTACAAAGTAATATGCAAAACAATGTGTGTAATCGGCGTTTTGTTATATTAGGTTTTGAAAAGATAAAGCAAAAGCTATCGTCGCTTAAATAAACCGGCAAGTTCTCGCTTGGTAGCATCCCAAAACGTTGCGCGTTGCTCTTTATCTTTGAGCAAATGAATAAGGGCTGGTGCAATTGAAATGAGGATGAT from Candidatus Saccharimonadales bacterium includes:
- a CDS encoding cupin domain-containing protein — its product is MNSLIDYIVECAQATERTPWEVEPKVQRGLVQNTGYFLPRKVLAQVFEFPDMFGHNAILSYKGGEFPASMLTSETALRSFMDENGASLVIPGLQKLSEPLRMVCERACNQTGLEMFATGFGTPAGKEGLEVHWDMGTVVVAQLDGVKHWRLWPPVVRTLEELRQPRHITPEEKTAQPFLELQLQPGDVLFLPRGWLHTAACREVSSFHVSIGVVHGDMRRLKLRSMS
- the uvrA gene encoding excinuclease ABC subunit UvrA; amino-acid sequence: MPEVIRVTGAREHNLKDVSVEIPRDKLVVITGLSGSGKSSLAFDTIYAEGQRRYVESLSSYARQFLGIMDKPDVDSIDGLSPAISIDQKSTSRNPRSTVATVTEIYDYLRLLYARIGVPHCPVCGKPVSRRTPQAIIDEIMKIEAGTRLMILAPIIKEKKGEFAHIPEQYSRLGFARARVDGVVYALDEFPELQKSYKHTIEIVVDRIAMAPEVISRVTQSVEQALEIADGVVELLNADTNEVMTYSQRYACVDHPNEEIPELEPRLFSFNAPQGACPVCTGLGSRLEVDPELVFNPNLTIAEGAIRPYNRVNSDAWYMKRLAKVAQAHGFDLHVPVRDLRADDLEKVLYGTGNQKYTVDIGSGRSYESTYEGVIPNLERRHKETDSEFMRKDIERFMRERKCHTCGGARLKPVVLAVTVHGLSIMDICSLDVDSALDLFKNNLKLDENEQFIARQIMKEITERLGFMSNVGLNYLELARAANTLSGGEAQRIRLATQIGSGLQGVLYVLDEPSIGLHQRDNDRLIATLKRLRDLGNTVLVVEHDEDTIRQADYLLDIGPGAGVNGGEVIAAGTPGEVAANEHSVTGRYLSGNEQIELPKKRRKLEKDRKLIVKGARENNLKNVDVEFPLGVMTVVSGVSGSGKSTLVNDILAKELSAQLHRAQTVPGAHDNIEGIKQLDKAIVIDQSAIGRTPRSNPATYTGVFTPIRELFAGTPEANIRGYKAGRFSFNVKGGRCENCQGDGVIKIEMHFLPDVYVTCDVCHGKRYNREALEIKYKEKTISDVLEMTVEQAATFFENVPSIGRKLETLVEVGLGYIRLGQPATTFSGGEAQRIKLATELSRRSTGRTMYILDEPTTGLHSADVKRLLGILHKLIEGGNTMIIIEHNLDVIKSADHVIDMGPEGGVGGGTVVATGTPEEIVKVSASFTGKYLEDLLTK
- the sbcB gene encoding exodeoxyribonuclease I yields the protein MAQSFFFYDLETSGLDPRSSRIMQFAGQRTDMNLEPIGYPYNVLVKLNDDTLPSPEALMVTGITPQATQADGYTEAEFTKMLMGEVCQPGTIMVGFNNIRFDDEFVRALLWRNFYDAYEWAWKESRSRWDLLDVVRMTRALRPEGINWPVVDGKATNRLELITKENGIDHFKAHDALSDVEALIAVTKLIKEKQPRLYEYLLSMRDKNKIKELVNLDNKEPFVYSSGRYSSDFHKTTVAFPLTSGKNGNVVVYDLRHDPNLFVNLNPEDLRKKFYATWEERKAEDFLPLPVKELQYNRAPAVAPLGVLQQNDGWVKLGLSPEIIEAHKMALLHAPHFAENIRSLYENRPEYKKATDPEAQLYDGFLNDRDKLKSETIRNASERELADYHPEFTDERLAPLLLHYKARNFPKSLSEDEAYAWEAWRSAHITAQLPQFMKSLQRLSATETSDEKQFILQELQLWAESVMPADIERVPED